The sequence CTTTCGACCCATGCGAGTCGGGAACATTCATAAGGAAAGCGATAGCGTAACTTCCTTCATCCTTAAGCCAATCGATGGGCAACCACTCCCTGTCTTCCAGGCGGGTTTATTTGTTGTCTTGCGCTTGCATCTCGACCCGGGCAACTCCCCCGTTCTTCGCAGCTATTCGCTGTCTGATCTGCCGGCAGCCGACCATTTCCGCATCAGCGTCAAGAGCGAATTAAACGGGATTGGAAGTTCCTATCTGTGCAACCGTACACACGAAGGCGATGTATTGGATGTTAGTGCACCGCGAGGAAGCTTCACGCTGCGTCAAAGCCAGGGTCCTGTGGTTCTGCTGAGCGCTGGAGTGGGCGCAACGCCAGTCATGTCGATGCTCCACGCACTGGCCGCCGAAAGCTCGCAACGAGAGGTCTGGTGGATCTATGGAGCGCGCAATCGCGTCGACCACCCCTTTGCAGAAGAATCGCGTTCCTTACTGAAACAGCTCTCTCGCGGACGAGGATACATCGTGTACAGCAGGCCCGCTGCAAGCGACCGCGTCGGGATAGACTTCGATGCTCCCGGACACATTGACATAGCTTTGCTTGAGAGAATTGGCGTGTCACAGGCTAGTGACTTCTATCTGTGTGGACCATCTGCATTTTTGCAAAATATGCGCGATGGGCTGCGAAACTGGGGCGTGCTCCCCGGGAATGTGCACACGGAAATCTTCGGTTCTCTCGAGACTATTACCCCTGGTATGGCGCCGGTTAATCACACGCCTCACCTGCCACAAGGGCCGCCCGGATCTGGCCCCCCAGTCTCATTCGCACGTAGCGGGATTACCGCCGCTTGGGATCCGAAATTCGCGAGCTTGCTTGAACTGGCTGAAGCCTGCGACGTTCAGGTCAGATGGTCGTGCCGGACTGGAGTCTGTCACACCTGCATGACCGGTCTGATTGCCGGATCGACTGTTTATAACCCTGAGCCGCTGGAGAGGCCCGCTCCCGGGAACGTGCTCGTGTGCTGTTCCCAGCCGAACGCGGATGTCACTCTGGACCTTTGAGGGAAACGGGAGGAGTCCAATGCGTCCTGATATTGTGCCCTGAGATCATCGAGAACTTGCTGGAGATGCCATAGCGGTGAAATGAGACTCTTCGTATTCTCACGGTGGATAGCGATCATTTCTGGTGGGCCCTCTACGACGACCCTCTACTGCATCGCCTGATACTTCGGATGTGCGTAATATCCTTTGCGGGCGTAGACTTTGTAGCCTCGCTGTTGAGTGACGATCTGGATTTTGCGGAATTTTCCATCCCAGTTCTGGTTCTCAGGGTAGTAGCCGAGGCTGTACTGCTGATGAAGTTCGTTTGAGATTTCGTCCAGCGCGGCATTCAGCCTATCCATGCCTCTCACCTCAAGCATGCGACCCCCGGTTGCCTCCGCCAGCTTCTTCAGCACTTCTTCTCCGTGCTCATCTCTCTCATAGGTATGAATCACATCACAGTGATCGCGGTGCGTGCGATCGCGAGGCGGATCGTAGATCTGCAGGACATAAGCAATGACGTCATTTTGCAGCAAGACCTCTAGAGCGTCCTCCAGCGTGGATTCGCTCTTGGAATCCCCCGACATGGCAACCACTACCACCGCTTTTCGTCCTATCTCGTGCTGAAGGTAGCGGAGTGTAGAAACCCGGAGGGCATCGTAAAGGTGGGCTTCACGGTGCTGGTTGTAGGGCTGCCCCGTGGGTCCAATGGGAGGAATTGGTCCGGGAAAGGTTCGCGGCGGGGGCGCCTGATCAGGAGTACCGAATGTCGTTGCCCAGTTGCGAATCTCATCGACCCTTTCCTGTAACAACTGAGTGTCGGAGGTGGGAACTTGAAGCGTGTCCACGCGGGCGTGATAGCTCAAGATAAAGCCAAGATCAGTCGGTCGAACTACGTGTTGCATGAACATGCTCGTGGCCGCCGCCTCTTCGTTGAGAATCCAGGCCATACCTGTGCCGGTATCGAGCAGCACGCCAACGTTGAGCACCACATCGCTGTGGTTGGCAAAAAATTTGATGGGCTGTTCTTTGCCATCTTCGAGCACCCGGAATTCTCCTCGGTCCAGCTGGCCGGCCAGGCGCTTCTTGTCATCGCGTACAGTGAAGTACACGGAGACCAGGTCGACGTTCTTTTTGAAGACGTTGTCCTGATCGGTTTTATCCTGTGCAACTGCGGCTGCCGATAAAACAAGGATGACGATGGAGAAAACCAGGACCAGCAGAGACACTTCTGTCGTCCGACGCATACAACGCTCCTCGAAGAGGGGACGGTAAGAGTAGATGCGGGTATTCCGCCGAGTTGTTGCTCGCCCGCGGCAAAATTCAAGCCCAGGCGGACGTGAGCCCATCCTGATGCCGTCGAAGCTGAGCTTAATCTCTACATCACAAGTAATCCTGATCACTTGGAGGCGATAGTAGCACTATCTCCATCAGCGGCGGAGTGTTGCGTGCGCTTCACGCGCAGTCTGCGGCAGGCGGCGGATCAGGAGAGAAACGCCGCGGTCGCAATGCCCGCGAGAATTCCGGTCAGGGAGATGGCCGCAAATACCGAGGACGCGGTGCGCCAGGAAATCGCTTTGCCGGTCACCAGGAAAGAATAGACGCTGTAGGCGCCGAGGGTGCAGAGGAGGGTGGCCACGTAGGGCAGCGGAACGCCGCTGCGCAGGGCGACAAAAGAGGCAAACACATCAAACGCCATAGGCACCGGCAAGAATGTGCCTACGATCGCGACTGCGGTCAGGCGAAGTGGGGTCACCGCCGCGTGCAAAGCGGTTTGTGGGATCAGTTCGATGGCCAGCGCTCCCAACGCAGCCGCCAGCAGCATTAGCAATCCTGCGGTGCGCAGCAGGTACCAGAGATTTTTGAGGTAGGTCTTCAGAGTGGTGAACAGGGCGTGATTCCAGGAAAGCGCTTCCGCGGCGGGAACCGCACAAGTCCCACTCGAGTCGGCACTGACGGATTTTGCAGCCAAGCGAGGCAGGAAAACCAACAGCACGAGGAATGTCATTCCAAGCTTCAAGGCAGCCAGCGGCAAAGGAAAGAGACTGAACAGGGCCGCCAAAACTACCACGTTTAAAGTTGGAGAGCTGATCATGGTCGCCAGCGCGGATTCCCGGCGCACGCCCGAGGCATAAAGGCCCTGGCCGATGGGAGCGACACAATTCGCGCACACTCCCAGCGGCACTCCGGCCAGCGTTCCCCACAGCACGTTCTTATATGGATTATTCGTGGCGGCGCGTTTCAAGCGCGGCAGCAGGCTGAGAAGCCCTGCGCCGAACAGGAATCCGAAGGTCATTCCGACGCGATTTGCCGCCAGCCAGTTCACAGTCGTGAACGCGACCCGCTTCGGCAATGGCATTGCAGGGGTGACTGGCAGCACGTTGTCGAATGTTATGGCGCCGCGCACCCGCACATTCGCTCCCTGATGGAATTTCTTGTAAAGCGCTGGATAGCGGGAATCGATCCAGAAAATGCTGGCCACAAGGACGAGGATCGCGAGAGTCAACGCGACGGGAAGCCAAGGTGTAGTGGATTGGCCCGAAATTTCCCTGTGACCGGCAGTGACGGTGGTGGATGCCATTTTCTGGACCTCGGGAGAAGGTTATTTTCATCGTGCAATGGGACGAGACTTCAGCTTGCGGCTGATGATTTGGAAGATAATTTTTCCGTGCTCTTGCCCGTTGCCCCACTGCGAAATGTTGAGGGCGGATTTAATCGTGCGGAGGGTGCGTGAGCAATAGTACAAAACTACTACTCGCCGGCAATCCGCAGCAGTTCGCCTAGTGTCTGGACCTTGGCCAAGCCTAATTCGGTCAGCAACTTCTGCCAGAGACGCGCGGTTAGAAACGCATCGTAGAGCGCGTGATGAGCGTCCTCGACCTCGATCTGATGCTCGCGGGCTACGGAGATCAGATCGAGGCGGTCGGTGC is a genomic window of Terriglobales bacterium containing:
- a CDS encoding MOSC and FAD-binding oxidoreductase domain-containing protein; its protein translation is MPRLLSLNVGLPRDVTWNGKTVRTAVWKSPVTGRRMVRKLNIVGDAQGDLVGHGGERRAVFVYQMDSYHYWERILARNDFIFGQFGENFTVEGLPDNEVCIGDRYRIGDAIFEVTQPRVTCYRVGIRMNEARMPALLVAHRRPGFYFRVLQEGEVGAGDDIVKIADGPERMSVADIDALLYLPGHSREQLERALRIPALSKGWQSSFQAMLEQESSAKGVAGNPGLANEEQAPAWPGFRPMRVGNIHKESDSVTSFILKPIDGQPLPVFQAGLFVVLRLHLDPGNSPVLRSYSLSDLPAADHFRISVKSELNGIGSSYLCNRTHEGDVLDVSAPRGSFTLRQSQGPVVLLSAGVGATPVMSMLHALAAESSQREVWWIYGARNRVDHPFAEESRSLLKQLSRGRGYIVYSRPAASDRVGIDFDAPGHIDIALLERIGVSQASDFYLCGPSAFLQNMRDGLRNWGVLPGNVHTEIFGSLETITPGMAPVNHTPHLPQGPPGSGPPVSFARSGITAAWDPKFASLLELAEACDVQVRWSCRTGVCHTCMTGLIAGSTVYNPEPLERPAPGNVLVCCSQPNADVTLDL
- a CDS encoding VWA domain-containing protein gives rise to the protein MRRTTEVSLLVLVFSIVILVLSAAAVAQDKTDQDNVFKKNVDLVSVYFTVRDDKKRLAGQLDRGEFRVLEDGKEQPIKFFANHSDVVLNVGVLLDTGTGMAWILNEEAAATSMFMQHVVRPTDLGFILSYHARVDTLQVPTSDTQLLQERVDEIRNWATTFGTPDQAPPPRTFPGPIPPIGPTGQPYNQHREAHLYDALRVSTLRYLQHEIGRKAVVVVAMSGDSKSESTLEDALEVLLQNDVIAYVLQIYDPPRDRTHRDHCDVIHTYERDEHGEEVLKKLAEATGGRMLEVRGMDRLNAALDEISNELHQQYSLGYYPENQNWDGKFRKIQIVTQQRGYKVYARKGYYAHPKYQAMQ